In Strigops habroptila isolate Jane chromosome 6, bStrHab1.2.pri, whole genome shotgun sequence, a single genomic region encodes these proteins:
- the NCOA7 gene encoding nuclear receptor coactivator 7 isoform X5, with product MMKQKQMPLNIQIFYYARPDQEEPFVEIITVEEAKRRKSVCSYYEEEDDDTLPVLKHHSALLENMHIEQLARSLPARVQGYPWRLAYSTLEHGTSLKTLYRKSASLDSPVLLVIKDMDNQIFGAYATHPFRFSDHYYGTGETFLYTFSPHFKVFKWSGENTYFINGDTSSLELGGGGGRFGLWLDADLYHGRSNSCSTFNNDILSKKEDFIIQDIEVWTFE from the exons AtgatgaaacagaagcaaatgccTTTGAATATTCAAATTTTTTACTATGCCAGACCTGACCAGGAGGAACCTTTTGTGGAG ATCATTACGGTAGAGGAAGCCAAACGACGAAAGAGCGTTTGCAGTTACTATGAAGAAGAAGATGATGATACTTTGCCTGTCTTAAAGCATCACAGCGCTCTTCTGGAGAATATGCACATAGAGCAG CTTGCCCGGAGCTTGCCCGCACGAGTGCAGGGATATCCGTGGCGGCTTGCGTACAGTACACTAGAACACGGGACTAGCCTGAAGACTCTGTACCGTAAATCGGCATCTCTCGACAGTCCAGTTCTCCTTGTCATCAAGGATATGGACAACCAG ATATTTGGAGCATACGCTACACATCCCTTCAGGTTTAGTGACCATTACTATGGCACTGGTGAAACATTCCTCTACACATTCAGTCCACATTTCAAG GTATTCAAATGGAGTGGAGAGAACACCTACTTCATCAACGGAGACACCAGCTCTCTAGAGCTTGGAGGTGGAGG TGGCCGGTTTGGCTTATGGTTAGATGCAGATTTGTATCATGGGCGAAGCAACTCCTGCAGCACCTTCAATAATGACATCTTATCCAAGAAAGAAGATTTCATAATACAAGACATCGAAGTATGGACCTTTGAGTGA